Proteins encoded by one window of Mycolicibacterium sp. ND9-15:
- a CDS encoding GlsB/YeaQ/YmgE family stress response membrane protein, with amino-acid sequence MWTIIVALIVGAILGALARLILPGKQNVGVLITILLGAVGALLGSWISNAAFGTGDKMFSPIPFVIGLVVAIILIAIYVAITGRRGAGTPRT; translated from the coding sequence ATGTGGACGATCATCGTGGCGCTCATCGTCGGCGCCATCCTCGGAGCGCTGGCGAGACTGATCTTGCCGGGGAAGCAGAACGTCGGTGTGCTCATCACGATCCTGCTCGGCGCGGTCGGCGCACTGCTCGGTTCGTGGATCTCGAACGCGGCGTTCGGCACCGGCGACAAGATGTTCTCGCCGATTCCGTTTGTCATCGGCTTGGTCGTCGCGATCATCCTCATTGCGATCTACGTGGCGATCACCGGACGCCGAGGCGCCGGAACGCCCAGAACCTGA
- a CDS encoding PQQ-dependent sugar dehydrogenase encodes MRVWLRRNVIAGLTGAVLLTACSACSETAPEPTPRPSSPAPTADASTGLVPVTVAVDPEFAQSPFDEPRQALVPAGWSMSVWARVPKARLAAWAPDRTLLVSQPSTGEVLRLQPTDTEPRQSTLLENLDQPHGLAFDGATLFVAESDQIDTYDYADGAATNRRTVVAGLPDAKSPDLKGAYAHALKSVAIGPDGSVYFSIGSTGNISAKDRDAHPPRATIMRVPPGGGPAEPFATGVRNGTGLAVAPDGSVWTANNGRDNVADPRTGEVDMAYVSENPPEAVARLTPGRELGWPYCNPDGGPANLPLIRDVQTNADGSRMDCAALPPIEQSLGAHAAPLGMSFTDGVLPAPYATGALVGVHGSWNREPPLAPEVAFFGWHNGELADQQTLVGGFQADDGSRWGRPVAAVVGPDGAVYITDDYADAVYRLAPPRR; translated from the coding sequence ATGCGAGTCTGGCTGCGGCGTAACGTAATCGCGGGTCTAACCGGTGCTGTGCTGTTGACGGCATGCTCGGCGTGCTCGGAGACCGCGCCCGAACCGACTCCCCGGCCGAGTTCGCCCGCGCCGACTGCCGACGCCTCGACGGGCCTGGTGCCTGTCACCGTCGCGGTCGACCCAGAGTTCGCGCAGTCGCCGTTCGACGAGCCTCGCCAGGCCTTGGTACCCGCCGGGTGGTCGATGTCGGTGTGGGCCCGCGTCCCCAAGGCGAGGCTGGCGGCGTGGGCCCCCGACCGCACGCTGCTGGTGTCGCAGCCGAGCACCGGCGAGGTGTTGCGGCTGCAGCCCACCGACACCGAACCGCGCCAGTCGACGCTTCTCGAGAACCTCGACCAGCCGCACGGCCTGGCATTCGACGGCGCCACGCTCTTCGTCGCAGAAAGCGACCAGATCGACACCTACGACTACGCCGACGGCGCGGCGACCAACCGGCGCACAGTCGTCGCGGGCCTGCCCGACGCGAAAAGCCCCGACCTCAAAGGCGCCTACGCGCACGCGCTCAAGTCCGTCGCAATCGGCCCCGACGGCAGCGTCTACTTCTCGATCGGCTCGACCGGCAACATCTCCGCAAAGGACCGCGACGCCCATCCGCCACGCGCCACGATCATGCGGGTACCGCCCGGCGGTGGACCTGCCGAGCCGTTCGCGACGGGTGTGCGCAACGGGACCGGGCTGGCGGTCGCGCCCGACGGGTCGGTGTGGACGGCGAACAACGGCCGCGACAACGTCGCCGATCCGCGGACCGGCGAGGTCGACATGGCCTATGTCAGCGAAAATCCGCCGGAGGCGGTGGCCCGGCTGACGCCAGGTCGCGAACTGGGTTGGCCCTACTGCAATCCCGACGGCGGCCCGGCCAACCTGCCCTTGATCCGCGACGTGCAGACCAACGCCGACGGCAGCCGGATGGATTGTGCGGCACTCCCACCCATCGAGCAGAGTCTCGGCGCACACGCCGCCCCGTTGGGCATGAGCTTCACCGACGGTGTGTTGCCGGCGCCGTATGCCACTGGCGCACTCGTCGGCGTCCACGGCTCGTGGAACCGCGAGCCACCACTCGCGCCCGAGGTGGCGTTCTTCGGTTGGCACAACGGCGAACTCGCCGACCAGCAGACACTGGTCGGCGGGTTCCAGGCCGACGACGGCTCGAGGTGGGGCCGTCCGGTCGCCGCGGTGGTCGGGCCCGACGGCGCGGTCTACATCACCGACGATTACGCCGACGCGGTCTATCGATTGGCCCCTCCTCGACGCTGA